One stretch of Zingiber officinale cultivar Zhangliang chromosome 6B, Zo_v1.1, whole genome shotgun sequence DNA includes these proteins:
- the LOC121990470 gene encoding transcription factor MYB20-like produces MGRQPCCDKVGLKKGPWTAEEDRKLVNFILTNGHCCWRTVPKLAGLLRCGKSCRLRWTNYLRPDLKRGLLSEAEEKLVIDLHSQLGNRWSKIASNLPGRTDNEIKNHWNTHIKKKLGKLGIDPSTHRPFTAAAAAASNESDEAGSDVASPGFCIDEVPMVHEDEIVQFPCMEWPEEDELSGWDCTIYP; encoded by the exons ATGGGAAGGCAGCCTTGCTGTGACAAAGTAGGACTGAAGAAGGGGCCATGGACGGCGGAAGAAGACAGGAAGCTCGTCAATTTCATCCTCACCAACGGCCATTGCTGCTGGAGGACTGTCCCCAAGCTCGCAG GGCTTCTGAGGTGTGGAAAGAGTTGCAGGCTCAGGTGGACCAATTACCTCAGGCCTGACCTCAAGCGAGGACTGCTTTCGGAAGCAGAGGAAAAATTGGTCATCGATCTCCACTCTCAGCTGGGAAACAG GTGGTCCAAGATCGCGTCGAATCTTCCCGGGAGGacggacaacgagatcaagaACCACTGGAACACCCACATCAAGAAGAAGCTGGGGAAGCTGGGGATCGACCCCTCGACTCATAGGCCTTTCACAGCCGCCGCCGCAGCCGCGAGTAATGAAAGCGATGAGGCTGGTTCCGACGTAGCGTCGCCTGGCTTCTGCATTGACGAGGTGCCCATGGTTCATGAAGACGAGATCGTACAGTTTCCGTGCATGGAGTGGCCGGAGGAGGATGAGCTGAGTGGGTGGGACTGCACCATATATCCCTGA
- the LOC121988439 gene encoding mitochondrial metalloendopeptidase OMA1-like, with the protein MSFFRRAKSSLVPSFVYRVSSKIRSKFSNPFPPRSSSSCAPSSSFLSPAKPFSSPPPFSAIVRRSYYYVSTPQVQHFRRKPRWYQNPRAILVVVVVGGVSVVSIYYGNLETVPYTKRRHFVLISPSLERQLGESEFEKLKLGFRGKILPALHPDSVRVRLVSKDIIQALKRGLRHDEQQYSDPEYAAVSTRPEFDTPGKTQESIWALSEREEGKWSHEDEILDDQWIHHSRKKGEDTGVQSATKHLEGLNWEVLVVRDNAINAFCLPGGKIVVFTGLLDHFKSDAEIATVIGHEVGHAVARHSAEMITKNLWFAILQLIILQFFAMPDLVNAMSNLLLRLPFSRRMEMEADYIGLLLLAAAGCDPRIAPQVYEKLGKLTGDSAWKDYLSTHPSSKKRAQLLSQANVMEEALSIYRETMAGRGIEGFL; encoded by the exons ATGAGTTTTTTCCGGCGGGCGAAGTCCTCGCTTGTTCCCTCTTTCGTATACCGCGTCTCCTCCAAGATCAGATCCAAATTCTCGAACCCGTTTCCTCCCCGATCCTCCTCATCCTGTGCTCCCTCCTCGTCTTTTCTCTCCCCGGCGAAACCCTTCTCGTCGCCTCCCCCCTTCTCCGCCATCGTCAGACGGTCGTACTACTACGTCTCCACCCCCCAGGTTCAGCACTTCCGCCGAAAGCCCCGGTGGTACCAAAACCCGCGCGCCATTCTCGTCGTCGTTGTTGTCGGCGGAGTCTCCGTCGTCTCGATCTACTACGGCAACCTCGAGACCGTTCCCTACACAAAGCGGCGTCACTTCGTGCTCATCTCCCCCTCCCTCGAGCGCCAGCTCGGCGAGTCGGAGTTCGAGAAGCTCAAGTTGGGGTTCCGCGGTAAGATCCTGCCCGCCCTCCACCCGGACAGTGTCCGCGTGCGGCTCGTCTCGAAGGACATCATCCAGGCGCTCAAACGGGGGCTGCGCCACGACGAGCAACAATATAGCGACCCTGAGTATGCCGCGGTGAGCACCCGGCCGGAGTTTGATACGCCGGGAAAGACACAGGAGTCTATCTGGGCCCTGAGCGAGAGGGAAGAGGGCAAGTGGAGCCACGAGGATGAGATTCTTGATGACCAATGGATCCACCATAGCAGGAAGAAGGGCGAGGACACAGGAGTTCAGTCAGCAACCAAACACTTGGAGGGGCTCAATTGGGAGGTTCTGGTGGTCAGAGACAATGCCATTAACGCCTTCTGCCTTCCGGGTGGAAAGATTGTTGTTTTCACTGGATTGCTTGATCATTTCAAGAGCGATGCCGAGATTGCTACCGTCATTGGGCACGAG GTTGGCCACGCTGTTGCTCGGCACTCTGCTGAAATGATCACGAAAAACCTGTGGTTTGCCATATTGCAGTTGATCATTCTTCAATTCTTTGCAATGCCTGACCTTGTCAATGCAATGTCAAATCTTCTCCTTAGATTACCTTTCTCACGCAG GATGGAAATGGAGGCAGATTACATTGGACTATTGCTGCTTGCCGCTGCTGGATGTGATCCACGCATTGCACCACAAGTTTACGAGAAACTGGGCAAACTCACTGGCGACTCTGCATGGAAAGATTACCTCTCAACCCATCCATCCAGCAAAAAGAGGGCACAATTGCTGTCTCAAGCTAATGTGATGGAGGAAGCACTTTCTATCTACAGAGAAACCATGGCCGGCCGTGGAATTGAAGGTTTCTTGTAG
- the LOC121988440 gene encoding U-box domain-containing protein 21-like — MASLFQVRFLLTLRSQIEGKISNSIASAMASPKLSSRLAFSAPLPPPDLPVPAAFRCPISLDLMKDPVTLHTGITYDRHGIETWLDAGHRACPVTNQPLLSDDLVPNHALRRMIQAWCVAHRSLGMERIPTPRIPVAPAQASDLLADVTFAGRRGDRARLRESVGKIKALAKESERNRRCLAEGGAGRVLSALFGEWGDEEILSALALFLPLDQDTCRQIGSNKSLDFVVSFLKSGDFDAGLNAALVLKNLTSSLPPERIEVLARTDGLIEALVKLIEKPISPRTTKAALAAAFYLVSTHERIAARVSESGIVPLLLEILVDADRSTAEKALAVLDGALGCGRGREAARGHALAVPVLVKNMLRVSETATQFAVSALWKLCKSERQGERAAEAIKVGAFQKLLILLQVGCSAPTKEKVSELLRLLNAHRGGSECTERMDFGGLKKSF, encoded by the coding sequence ATGGCGAGTCTCTTCCAAGTTCGATTCCTCCTCACTCTTCGGTCACAAATCGAAGGCAAGATTTCTAACTCGATTGCTTCCGCCATGGCTTCGCCCAAGCTCAGCTCAAGACTCGCCTTCAGCGCCCCCCTGCCGCCGCCGGATCTGCCGGTGCCCGCCGCCTTTCGCTGCCCCATCTCGCTCGACCTCATGAAGGACCCAGTCACGCTGCACACCGGCATTACCTACGACCGCCACGGCATCGAGACGTGGCTCGACGCCGGGCACCGCGCCTGCCCCGTCACCAACCAGCCCCTCCTCTCCGACGACCTCGTCCCCAACCACGCGCTCCGCCGGATGATCCAGGCCTGGTGCGTCGCCCACCGGTCGCTGGGCATGGAGCGGATCCCGACGCCAAGGATCCCGGTGGCCCCCGCCCAAGCCTCCGATTTGCTGGCGGACGTCACCTTCGCCGGCCGCCGAGGAGACCGCGCCCGCCTCCGCGAATCTGTCGGGAAAATCAAAGCTTTGGCGAAGGAAAGCGAGCGCAACCGGAGATGCTTGGCAGAGGGCGGCGCCGGCCGCGTCCTCTCCGCCCTCTTCGGCGAATGGGGCGACGAGGAGATCCTCTCCGCATTAGCCTTATTTCTACCCTTGGATCAAGATACGTGTCGGCAGATCGGATCGAACAAGTCGCTCGATTTCGTGGTCTCCTTCCTCAAATCTGGCGATTTCGATGCGGGGCTCAACGCGGCGCTAGTCCTCAAAAACCTAACCTCTTCTCTTCCGCCGGAGCGGATCGAGGTCCTCGCGAGGACGGACGGGCTAATCGAGGCACTGGTGAAGCTAATCGAGAAGCCGATCTCGCCGCGGACCACCAAGGCGGCCCTGGCGGCGGCATTCTACCTGGTCTCGACCCACGAGAGGATCGCGGCTAGGGTTTCGGAATCGGGGATCGTCCCCCTACTACTCGAGATCCTCGTCGACGCCGACAGGAGCACCGCCGAGAAAGCTCTAGCGGTGCTGGACGGCGCTCTGGGCTGCGGCCGCGGCAGGGAGGCGGCGCGCGGCCACGCCCTGGCGGTGCCGGTGCTGGTGAAGAACATGCTGCGGGTGTCGGAGACGGCGACGCAGTTCGCCGTGTCGGCGCTGTGGAAGCTCTGCAAGAGCGAGAGGCAAGGCGAGCGGGCCGCGGAGGCCATCAAAGTCGGGgccttccagaagcttctcattCTGCTCCAGGTCGGGTGCTCTGCGCCGACGAAGGAGAAGGTGAGCGAGCTGCTCAGGCTGCTGAACGCGCACAGGGGAGGCTCGGAGTGCACAGAGAGGATGGATTTTGGGGGATTGAAGAAGTCCTTCTAA